ACCAGCGAGAGCATCGCGGAGTCCGAGGACTCCAGCCAGGGGTACGGGCCGAGGCCGATCGTGCCGAGCGCGCTGTTGAAGAGGCCGGTGCCCGGATCGTAGAACCACTTCCACAGCAGGATCGCGACCACCGGCGGGATGACGACCGGCAGATAGACCAGGAAGCGGTACACCCCGGCGCCGCGCCTCACCGTCGACATGACGGCGGCCAGGATCAGCGGGGCGGGGAAGCCGATGAGCAGGCCGAGGCCGACGAAGAACAGGGTGTTGCCGACGGCGGTGGAGAGCAGCGGATCGTCGAAGAGCGCCCGGAAGTTGTCCAGGCCGACCCAGGTGGCGGGCTCGACGAGGTTGGTCTTCTGGAAGCTCATCAGCAGGCTGCGCACGATCGGCCACCAGGCGAAGAGCCCGAAGACGATGAGCGTGGGCACGAGGAAGAGCCAGGCCGTCAGCTGCTTGCGCAGTCCGCCTGTGCGCCTGCGGTCCACGGCCCGCTCCGCGGGCTCCTTGGACACGGCTTCGGCGCGCCGGGGGTGGGTGAGCAGGGTCATGACCGGCTACTTCTGGGCCGCGGCGAGCTTGGCGTTGACGTCCTTCTCCGCTGCGGCGAGCAGCGAGGGGATGTCGGCGTCGCGCTTGGTGAGCACTGCCTGGACGACCGTGTCGAGCGCGGTGTAGAGCTGCTGCGCCTGGTAGGAGGGCTCCGGCTTGAGCTCCAGCTTCGACAGGCCGTCGATGTACGGCTTGAAGTGGTCCAGCTTCACATTGACGTACGGCTTGATCGCGGCGTTGATCGCGGTCTGCCGGGCGGCGTCGAAGACCGGCAGGGTCGGCACGCCCACCGCGGACTTGGGGTCGGCGGAGAGGGCCTTGGCCTGGGTGGCGGCCGCGTCGGTGCTGTACTGCGGTTCGGCGTAGGCGAAGGTCAGCCACTTGACGGCGGCTGCGGCGTGCTTGGTGTCGGCGGACTTGGGGACCATGTAGATGTCGCCGCCGGTGAGGGTGGCGTTGCCGCCCGCCTGGGGCAGCGGGGCGACCCCGAACGCGTCGGTGTTCTCCATGGAGAACTGCATCTTGGCGAGCCGGTAGGTGCCGGGGCTGCCCATGTACATGCCGATCTGGCCGGCCGCGAAGTTCTTGATGACGTCGGTCTGGTTGTTGAGCAGGTTCTTGCCGAGCGAGTCGTCCTTCCAGCGCATGTCCTTGAGCAGACCGAGCGCCTTCTGGGTGGCCTCACCGGTGAACGTGGCGCTGTACTTGCCGCCCTGCTGCGTCTCCAGGTCGCCCCCGAACGCGTAGCTGAGCATCGTCAGCTGCCAGCCGCCCTGGTTCTCCTTGGACTCCTGGACGTAGCCCGCCTTGCCGGTCTTCTCGCTGATCGCCTTGGCGGCGGCGCGGACCTCGTCCCAGGTGGCCGGCGGCTTGTCGGGGTCGAGGCCGGCCTTCTTGAAGAGGTCACGGTTGTAGACCAGGCCCTGTGCGTACGGGTTCTGCGGTACGCCGTAGACGTCGCCCGCGGTGTCGCTCAGGGGCTTGAGGATCTGCGGGTTGAACTCCTTGAAGTGGTCCCAGGCCTTGAGCTGGCCGGTGATGGGCTGGACCTGCTTCTGCTGGATGAGGCGCTGCGGCTCGGTGAGCGGGACCTTGATGACGTCCTCGACGCTGCCGCCCGCGAGCTTGGCGGAGAAGGTCAGCGGGTCGAAGACGGTGGTCGAACCCTGCACCTTGATGCCCGGGTTGGCCTTCTCGAAGTCGGAGACCTGCTTCTTGAACAGGGCCAGACCCGGCTTGTCGGTGGCCGGCGGCATGCCCTGGACGCGGAGCACGACATCGCCGTTGGAACCGGACTTGCTGGGCGTGACGGCGGCACAGCCCGAGAGGGCGACGGTGACGGCCACGCAGCCGAGTACGGCTGCACGACGGGATATTGGGGACATCTCGACTCCAAGAAGAGCAGGGGGTACCTAGGGAGGGCGTGCCTGAAGGTCGTACGAGGGGTCAGCGGGTGGGCGCGGGGCCCGTGGAGGCGCGCGGGACGAGCCGGGAGCCGATCTCCACGACCGGGGTCCCGCCGGCGCCGTTCGCCCGGCCGGCGATCGTCTCGATGAGGAGGTCTCCGGCCTTGGCGGCGATCTCCTCCGGATCGATCCTGATGGTGGTGAGGCTGGGGGTGGAGACGGAGGCGAGCAGCGTGTCGTCGATGCCG
The sequence above is drawn from the Streptomyces sp. NBC_01465 genome and encodes:
- a CDS encoding carbohydrate ABC transporter permease, which codes for MTLLTHPRRAEAVSKEPAERAVDRRRTGGLRKQLTAWLFLVPTLIVFGLFAWWPIVRSLLMSFQKTNLVEPATWVGLDNFRALFDDPLLSTAVGNTLFFVGLGLLIGFPAPLILAAVMSTVRRGAGVYRFLVYLPVVIPPVVAILLWKWFYDPGTGLFNSALGTIGLGPYPWLESSDSAMLSLVLESTWAGMGGAVLIYLAAMVSIPGELYEAAEVDGAGIWRRIWHIMLPQLRSVIGLLLLVQLLSTVQVFTEPYVFTGGGPENSTLTVLLLIFRYAFQDGQYGQAAALSFLMVLTLALLSAVYLRATRSWSKS
- a CDS encoding ABC transporter substrate-binding protein, which gives rise to MSPISRRAAVLGCVAVTVALSGCAAVTPSKSGSNGDVVLRVQGMPPATDKPGLALFKKQVSDFEKANPGIKVQGSTTVFDPLTFSAKLAGGSVEDVIKVPLTEPQRLIQQKQVQPITGQLKAWDHFKEFNPQILKPLSDTAGDVYGVPQNPYAQGLVYNRDLFKKAGLDPDKPPATWDEVRAAAKAISEKTGKAGYVQESKENQGGWQLTMLSYAFGGDLETQQGGKYSATFTGEATQKALGLLKDMRWKDDSLGKNLLNNQTDVIKNFAAGQIGMYMGSPGTYRLAKMQFSMENTDAFGVAPLPQAGGNATLTGGDIYMVPKSADTKHAAAAVKWLTFAYAEPQYSTDAAATQAKALSADPKSAVGVPTLPVFDAARQTAINAAIKPYVNVKLDHFKPYIDGLSKLELKPEPSYQAQQLYTALDTVVQAVLTKRDADIPSLLAAAEKDVNAKLAAAQK